A genomic segment from Gracilinanus agilis isolate LMUSP501 chromosome 1, AgileGrace, whole genome shotgun sequence encodes:
- the LOC123231036 gene encoding dachshund homolog 2-like — translation MKLTATNGLHEEESPERAESENEELNSNAGLDLPFMMLPHPLLPVSLPPASVAMVMHQMNHFNTISNMAAAAQRQSPLSRAGASVIKETDSSPATSPEQSGGLEGQDASSCSQSQLEDTPKVIADDGEKELPDQGNGSNPKKLQKEKGEMQIAIPVMKPNLDKSQLAGQLVAPGFSTPFIFADSLSSVETLLTNIQFLLKVALDSARVQERQMQEEKKELRMELYREREMRETLERQLAVELQSRATVQRRLKKEKKAKRKLQEVLEFESKRREQMEQALRQATGGDSVLSILRGFGFSERDLEGIGTESDSAEMQENINPTTMY, via the exons ATGAAGCTTACGGCAACAAATGGCCTCCATGAGGAGGAGAGCCCAGAGAGAGCAGAATCCGAAAacgaagaactgaattcaaatgcgGGATTAGACCTGCCATTTATGATGTTGCCCCACCCCCTACTTCCCGTTAGCCTGCCTCCTGCATCAGTTGCCATGGTGATGCATCAGATGAACCACTTCAATACTATTTCCAACATGGCTGCTGCAGCACAGAGGCAGAGCCCACTCTCCAGAGCAGGGGCTTCTGTTATCAAAGAAACCGACAGTTCTCCTGCTACTTCTCCGGAACAGAGTGGTGGGCTTGAGGGCCAGGATGCTTCTAGCTGCTCCCAATCCCAGCTTGAGGACACGCCCAAGGTAATTGCTgatgatggagaaaaagagcTTCCTGATCAAGGTAATGGGTCAAATCCAAAAAAACTCCAGAAGGAAAA AGGAGAGATGCAGATTGCCATTCCAGTGATGAAACCAAACCTGGATAAAAGTCAACTGGCAGGACAACTAGTTGCTCCTGGATTCTCAACCCCATTTATTTTTGCGGATAGCCTTTCCTCTGTGGAAACACTCTTAACCAATATTCAGTTCCTGCTGAAAGTGGCCCTGGACAGTGCCCGTGTCCAGGAAAGGCaaatgcaagaagaaaagaaggagctGAGAATGGAGctctacagagagagagagatgcggGAGACCCTGGAAAGGCAGCTTGCGGTTGAGCTGCAAAGCCGCGCCACAGTTCAAAGGCgcctgaagaaagagaaaaaggccaAGAGAAAGCTACAGGAAGTCCTGGAGTTTGAATCCAAGCGCAGAGAGCAAATGGAGCAGGCACTGAGGCAGGCCACTGGAGGTGACAGTGTGCTTAGCATCCTGAGAGGTTTTGGATTCTCAGAAAGAGATCTTGAAGGCATTGGGACTGAGTCTGACAGTGCAGAAATGCAGGAAAACATCAACCCCACCACCATGTACTGA